From Fastidiosipila sp., a single genomic window includes:
- the dnaA gene encoding chromosomal replication initiator protein DnaA, which produces MARKSADSIWSSVCQQTLSKEINPLTFNTWFTNAKPYLSSERTFGLSVPNEIAMEYIGQHREQIEFALRNATRVHYDLEIAVRPDGSIPSREELERRQDTAFGHNGSFQIGRLNPGYTFSTFIVGSSNSFAHAASVAVASMESPGNYNPLFLYGGSGLGKTHLMHAIGNQVRRDFPDKRVVYVQSEQFVNEFITCIQKNDFEAFRSHYRLADMLLIDDIQFIESKERMQVEFFYTFNALYESGKNIILTCDKPPQSLASLTDRLRTRFISGLTIDIQPPDYETRIAILKNLCRTQGVDIASDIIEYIAGNITSNVREIEGAFKTVSALQMMGTDVTAEVARQALQSVIQPGAVKALDFPLIMEIVAHYYGISVDDLKSRQRSQDIVEPRQIAMYLCRKKLNRTLKEIGTAFGGKNHATVLHACDKIAEGIVMDPALSETINNIEMRLQ; this is translated from the coding sequence ATGGCAAGAAAAAGCGCTGATTCGATCTGGAGTTCTGTCTGCCAGCAAACCTTGAGCAAAGAGATTAACCCCCTGACCTTCAACACCTGGTTTACCAATGCGAAACCCTACTTGTCCAGCGAGCGCACCTTCGGCCTTTCCGTCCCCAACGAGATTGCCATGGAATACATCGGCCAGCACCGCGAGCAGATCGAATTTGCCTTGAGAAACGCAACCCGGGTCCATTACGACCTGGAAATCGCCGTTCGGCCGGACGGCAGCATCCCCAGCAGAGAAGAACTGGAACGGCGTCAGGACACTGCTTTCGGTCACAATGGCTCTTTCCAGATCGGCCGGCTTAATCCCGGTTACACTTTTTCGACCTTCATCGTGGGCTCCAGCAATAGTTTTGCCCATGCCGCCTCTGTGGCTGTGGCTTCCATGGAATCCCCGGGCAATTACAATCCGCTTTTTCTTTATGGCGGGTCAGGTCTCGGGAAAACACACCTGATGCACGCGATCGGCAATCAGGTACGCCGGGACTTCCCCGACAAACGCGTCGTTTACGTACAATCTGAGCAATTCGTCAATGAATTTATTACCTGCATTCAGAAAAATGACTTCGAGGCCTTTCGCAGCCATTACAGGCTGGCCGACATGCTCCTGATCGATGACATCCAGTTCATTGAGTCCAAGGAACGCATGCAGGTCGAGTTCTTTTACACCTTCAATGCCCTTTACGAGTCGGGCAAGAACATCATTCTCACCTGCGACAAGCCGCCCCAAAGCCTGGCGTCCCTGACGGACCGCCTGCGCACCCGCTTTATCAGCGGGCTGACCATCGACATCCAGCCGCCCGACTACGAAACACGGATCGCAATTTTGAAGAACCTCTGCCGCACGCAGGGCGTAGACATCGCTTCCGATATCATCGAATACATCGCAGGGAATATCACTTCCAACGTCCGCGAAATAGAAGGCGCATTCAAGACGGTCAGCGCCTTGCAGATGATGGGTACTGACGTCACAGCCGAGGTGGCAAGGCAAGCCCTGCAAAGTGTCATTCAACCCGGCGCGGTCAAGGCCCTCGATTTCCCCTTGATCATGGAAATCGTGGCCCATTATTATGGCATTTCAGTCGACGACCTGAAATCACGCCAAAGGAGTCAGGACATCGTGGAACCCCGGCAGATTGCCATGTATCTCTGCCGCAAAAAATTGAACAGAACCCTCAAGGAAATCGGGACAGCCTTCGGCGGCAAGAACCACGCAACCGTCCTTCACGCCTGTGATAAAATTGCAGAAGGTATTGTGATGGATCCCGCGCTCTCCGAAACCATCAACAACATCGAAATGCGGTTGCAGTAA
- a CDS encoding DUF370 domain-containing protein, which yields MYVHIGADVSLPAHWIVGIFDLDRIAPSGGTADLMRQLEEEGRLDWMTADLPRSLVVTVDRVFLSPVSAETLHSRLAGRK from the coding sequence ATGTACGTACACATCGGCGCCGATGTTTCACTGCCAGCCCATTGGATTGTCGGAATATTTGATCTCGACCGCATCGCACCTTCAGGGGGAACGGCGGACTTGATGAGGCAGCTGGAAGAGGAGGGTCGGCTGGACTGGATGACAGCGGATCTGCCCCGTTCTCTGGTTGTCACGGTAGACCGTGTATTTTTGTCGCCTGTTTCGGCGGAAACACTGCATTCCCGGCTTGCAGGGCGGAAATAA
- the dnaN gene encoding DNA polymerase III subunit beta, with the protein MKLTCSRNLLMEAITTVQRAVSTRSTNPVLDGILLKANQELVLTGYDSETGIEYRMEADISQAGSLVVPARVLSEIVKKLSDNLVYLAIKDGTVLVVESGKSVFNIRGYAAEQYPEIEFFEEETKIVLNQKTLRQMINQTSFAVSTDQSRPILMGINLIVEDETLTLVALDGFRLAVRREAIPGVTANINIIVPAKAMGEIARILSETDEEVVVSPSHNYIIFSKEKVRVVTRLIRGEFLNYRSIIPRDADTSLTIAPDVLLAAVIRASIMIDTEDRKFPVIFSSPDHETLTIESKTDIGTAREEIPVALSGDKIEIDFNPRFFIEALREIEDEQILMTFSGSLGPCSLKPEKGDEFYYMILPLRR; encoded by the coding sequence ATGAAACTGACATGCTCTAGAAATCTTTTAATGGAAGCCATCACGACTGTCCAGCGGGCCGTTTCAACCCGGTCAACCAATCCTGTTCTGGACGGCATCCTGCTCAAAGCCAATCAGGAACTGGTTTTGACCGGCTACGACAGCGAAACCGGCATCGAGTACCGGATGGAGGCCGATATTTCGCAAGCGGGAAGTCTTGTGGTGCCAGCCAGGGTCTTGTCCGAGATTGTCAAAAAACTTTCCGACAATCTGGTCTATCTTGCGATCAAGGACGGGACAGTTCTTGTGGTCGAAAGCGGCAAGAGTGTGTTCAATATCCGTGGCTATGCCGCAGAACAATATCCCGAGATTGAGTTCTTCGAAGAAGAAACGAAAATCGTACTCAATCAAAAAACCTTGCGGCAGATGATCAACCAGACAAGTTTCGCTGTCAGCACCGACCAAAGCCGGCCCATACTGATGGGGATCAACCTGATCGTCGAGGACGAAACCCTGACCCTGGTCGCCCTGGATGGTTTCAGGCTGGCTGTGCGCAGGGAAGCCATCCCGGGAGTGACGGCCAATATCAATATTATTGTCCCCGCAAAAGCCATGGGGGAAATCGCCAGAATTTTGTCTGAGACAGATGAGGAAGTGGTGGTCTCTCCTTCGCACAACTACATTATTTTCAGCAAGGAAAAGGTCAGGGTTGTGACGCGGCTAATCCGGGGGGAATTCCTGAATTACCGCAGCATCATCCCCCGTGACGCCGATACCAGCTTGACCATTGCTCCCGATGTGCTGCTTGCTGCAGTCATCCGGGCCTCCATCATGATTGACACCGAAGACCGCAAGTTCCCGGTTATCTTCAGTTCGCCCGACCACGAAACCCTGACTATTGAGTCAAAAACAGACATCGGGACCGCGAGGGAGGAGATCCCTGTGGCCTTGTCCGGCGACAAGATCGAAATCGATTTCAACCCGCGCTTTTTTATCGAGGCCCTGCGCGAGATCGAGGACGAACAAATCCTGATGACCTTCAGCGGCAGCCTCGGGCCCTGTTCGCTCAAGCCGGAAAAAGGCGATGAATTTTATTACATGATTCTCCCGCTTCGCCGCTAG
- the eno gene encoding phosphopyruvate hydratase, producing MTELWIEAVKAREILDSRGNPTVEAEVYTVDGSMGRAAVPSGASTGAYEAVELRDGDKERYLGKGVQKAVDNINFTIAPEVIGMNVFDQVEIDRVMIELDGTDNKANLGANAILAVSLACAKAAAAALDLPLWQYLGGLRAHVLPVPMMNLINGGKHADNNVNLQEFMIMPVGAPSFKEALRWSAEVFHTLKGLLKKEGYATAVGDEGGFAPNLKSDEEAIQWLIRGIEAAGYKPGDDFFIAMDPACTELWEEAKAQGKEGYLFWKTGEFKTSDEMVDYYEMLADKYPIISLEDGLAEDDWEGWKKLNDRIGDRVQLVGDDLFVTNTERLARGLEEDAASSILIKLNQIGTLTETFDAIDMAQSSGWTAVVSHRSGETEDVSIADIVVAMGAGQIKTGAPSRTDRVAKYNQLLRIEEELGEAAVYAGWGAFHLDR from the coding sequence ATGACAGAACTATGGATTGAGGCCGTAAAGGCAAGAGAAATCCTGGACTCCCGCGGCAATCCGACCGTTGAGGCGGAAGTCTATACCGTAGACGGCTCCATGGGCCGCGCGGCCGTGCCCTCGGGCGCGTCGACCGGCGCCTACGAGGCCGTTGAACTCCGTGACGGCGACAAGGAACGCTACCTTGGAAAGGGCGTTCAAAAGGCCGTGGACAACATCAATTTCACCATTGCTCCCGAGGTCATTGGCATGAATGTCTTTGACCAGGTTGAAATCGACCGGGTCATGATCGAGCTGGACGGAACAGACAACAAGGCAAACCTCGGAGCCAACGCCATTCTGGCCGTTTCCCTGGCCTGTGCCAAGGCAGCGGCAGCGGCCCTTGACCTGCCCCTTTGGCAGTATCTCGGCGGCCTTCGGGCCCATGTCCTGCCCGTCCCCATGATGAACCTGATCAATGGCGGCAAGCACGCTGACAACAACGTCAACCTGCAGGAGTTCATGATCATGCCGGTCGGCGCCCCCTCTTTCAAGGAAGCCCTCCGCTGGTCAGCTGAAGTTTTCCACACCCTCAAGGGTCTCTTGAAAAAAGAAGGCTACGCGACGGCCGTGGGTGATGAGGGCGGATTTGCGCCCAACCTGAAAAGCGACGAGGAAGCCATCCAGTGGCTGATCCGCGGCATCGAGGCCGCAGGCTACAAGCCGGGCGACGATTTCTTTATCGCCATGGATCCCGCCTGTACCGAGCTCTGGGAAGAAGCCAAGGCTCAGGGCAAGGAAGGCTACCTCTTCTGGAAGACTGGCGAGTTCAAGACCTCGGACGAGATGGTCGACTACTACGAGATGCTGGCCGACAAGTACCCCATCATTTCACTTGAGGACGGCTTGGCAGAAGATGACTGGGAAGGCTGGAAAAAACTGAATGACCGCATCGGCGACCGCGTCCAGCTGGTGGGCGATGACCTCTTCGTCACCAATACCGAGCGGCTGGCCCGCGGCCTGGAAGAGGATGCCGCCAGCTCCATCCTGATCAAGCTCAACCAGATCGGCACCCTGACAGAGACCTTTGATGCCATTGACATGGCTCAAAGCAGCGGCTGGACAGCCGTGGTCTCTCACCGCTCCGGCGAAACGGAAGACGTTTCCATCGCCGACATCGTAGTCGCCATGGGCGCCGGCCAGATCAAGACCGGAGCGCCATCGAGAACCGACCGGGTCGCCAAGTACAACCAACTCCTCCGTATCGAGGAAGAGCTGGGAGAAGCCGCTGTTTATGCCGGCTGGGGGGCCTTCCACCTGGACCGCTGA
- a CDS encoding SDR family oxidoreductase: MSRQKTALVTGGARGIGLAISETLARDGYHVLVNYFRSEEEAKDLLARLRETGCAATLLRADVANPRDVREMVAAALLETGRIDVLVNNAGLASWGLLTETPEETWDRVLATNLKSGYLLSHAVLPNMIQNKAGSIVNVSSMWGVLGASCEAAYAASKAGLIGLTRSLAQEVAPAGIRVNAVSPGVIQTDMIRGFKEEELSALIDRTPLHRIGTAQEVAEAVAFLVSDKASFITGQVLGVDGGFTCQ; encoded by the coding sequence ATGAGCAGGCAGAAAACGGCATTGGTAACAGGCGGCGCGCGCGGGATCGGACTTGCCATCTCCGAAACCCTGGCCCGCGACGGCTATCATGTCCTGGTCAATTATTTCCGATCGGAAGAGGAAGCCAAAGACCTGCTGGCAAGGCTCCGTGAGACAGGATGTGCGGCGACCCTGCTCCGGGCTGATGTGGCCAATCCCAGGGACGTCCGGGAAATGGTGGCTGCCGCCCTTCTGGAAACCGGCCGGATCGATGTCCTGGTCAACAATGCCGGACTGGCTTCCTGGGGCCTTTTGACAGAAACACCCGAGGAGACCTGGGACCGGGTCCTGGCAACCAATCTGAAATCGGGCTACCTGCTGTCGCATGCCGTCCTGCCCAACATGATCCAGAACAAGGCGGGCAGCATCGTCAATGTGTCATCCATGTGGGGGGTGCTGGGCGCTTCCTGTGAGGCGGCCTACGCGGCCAGCAAGGCTGGCCTGATCGGGCTGACCCGTTCTCTGGCCCAGGAGGTTGCGCCCGCGGGCATCCGGGTCAACGCCGTGTCACCGGGGGTTATCCAGACCGATATGATCCGGGGCTTCAAGGAAGAAGAGCTTTCCGCCCTGATCGACAGGACACCCCTTCACCGAATCGGAACGGCCCAGGAGGTGGCTGAGGCCGTGGCCTTTCTCGTGTCCGACAAAGCTTCTTTCATCACAGGCCAGGTCCTGGGGGTCGACGGCGGTTTTACCTGCCAATAA
- a CDS encoding FMN-binding protein, whose translation MISEKLIEVLSSPPDAALTLVTQGEDGAHLANSWNSYARIEGNRLLLPVGGMRETERNLAVDSTVKLSISNREVQGLTYRGTGFLLTGNGEVRAEGPDYEKIKDSFPWARAVLIITVTRATQTL comes from the coding sequence GTGATAAGTGAAAAATTGATTGAAGTGCTAAGTTCCCCGCCTGACGCCGCCTTGACTCTGGTCACCCAGGGCGAGGATGGCGCTCATCTGGCCAACTCCTGGAACAGCTATGCCCGCATCGAAGGAAACCGGCTCCTGCTCCCTGTGGGAGGGATGCGGGAAACCGAGCGAAACCTGGCCGTGGACAGCACAGTCAAGCTCTCCATCTCCAACCGGGAGGTTCAGGGCCTGACCTACAGGGGCACTGGATTCCTGCTTACCGGAAACGGGGAGGTTCGCGCGGAAGGCCCAGATTACGAGAAAATCAAGGATTCCTTTCCCTGGGCACGGGCCGTTCTTATCATCACGGTGACCCGGGCAACGCAGACCCTGTAA
- the nadE gene encoding NAD(+) synthase — translation MPAKADTSKMAGAPTQSPVKPATITLTQDETLTLELAASGHLDHFRDIRMAVATPQVRLGDVEANEQEILALIGEAAQAGADLLLFSDHALTGMTAGDLFFQRILQDTCLESLARITRATADSHLLVLLSLPLRLEQRLFKATAILYHGEIVGMTPASYLSHEERRWFSDPLSPDLEDHQAFSCELIAEAGKGETGDIMEVSLPPAECPTILRHAIDEPLVPPKKGEWDGLSGFDFSLCDINAENLLSFTFQFVNLCTVIPCLAVRPSLLPGQLHDCRDVRLFNFEPAHALDALAHGSIPVAAIADGRPEWTGDYRRLKRELIRRSLRDHSIILYAGAGQGESVSNGVYAGHRLIISDGRVLAESDPYTSGITLADLAAGDLFRLRSQAGTRWDILKNGKEKTEKDEPDKLPFLMRSQLEAASLYEETLAIQGRGLSGRLGLLGARPVLGLSGGLDSAAALLACLEAMRLSGRPPSDILALSMPGPGTSERSIKLARQLAEAADLDFREISIHEALDLHLKAIGYKGNRTDVTFENAQARERTQILMDLSNLEGGLVVGTGDLSELALGWCTYNGDQMSMYAINASIPKTVIREMVRQAADFLEKGKSPLISDRERALAAAEALRAILSRPVSPELLPPDKDGAPSQLTEEVVGPYEVIDFFLWHLVFGAKKPSAVLNLAWKAFEKDFGKEELASWMEIFIQRFFRNQFKRTASPEGIQVFPRRLVPLTAWQMPGDAMADLWIDEAKNHFEAQRE, via the coding sequence ATGCCAGCAAAAGCGGACACTTCCAAGATGGCCGGTGCGCCAACCCAAAGCCCCGTCAAGCCGGCGACCATCACGCTGACTCAGGATGAAACGCTGACGCTGGAGCTGGCGGCAAGCGGGCATCTTGACCACTTCCGCGACATCCGCATGGCCGTCGCGACCCCGCAAGTGCGGCTGGGAGACGTTGAGGCCAACGAACAAGAGATCCTGGCCCTGATCGGCGAGGCGGCTCAAGCCGGGGCCGATCTTCTGCTTTTTTCCGACCATGCCCTGACCGGCATGACCGCCGGGGATCTTTTCTTCCAGCGCATCCTCCAGGACACCTGCCTGGAGAGTCTGGCCCGCATCACGCGCGCGACAGCCGACTCCCACCTCCTGGTCCTTTTGTCCCTGCCCCTGCGCCTCGAACAGCGCCTCTTCAAAGCGACGGCCATCCTGTACCATGGTGAAATTGTAGGCATGACACCCGCCTCTTACCTTTCCCATGAAGAAAGACGCTGGTTTTCCGACCCTCTCTCCCCCGACCTGGAAGATCACCAGGCATTCTCCTGTGAACTGATCGCCGAAGCCGGCAAGGGTGAGACCGGAGACATCATGGAGGTCAGCCTTCCGCCGGCCGAGTGCCCCACCATCCTGCGTCATGCCATCGACGAACCTCTTGTGCCCCCGAAAAAAGGTGAATGGGACGGCTTGTCGGGCTTTGACTTTTCCCTTTGTGATATCAATGCGGAGAATCTGCTGTCTTTTACCTTTCAGTTTGTCAACCTTTGCACCGTTATTCCCTGTCTGGCCGTCCGCCCTTCGCTCCTGCCGGGCCAGCTCCATGACTGCCGGGATGTCAGGCTCTTCAATTTCGAGCCGGCTCACGCTCTTGACGCTCTGGCACACGGTTCCATCCCGGTAGCAGCCATCGCCGACGGCCGGCCTGAGTGGACCGGCGATTATCGAAGGCTCAAGCGGGAATTGATCCGACGCTCACTGCGCGACCACAGCATCATCCTTTACGCCGGGGCCGGCCAGGGGGAATCGGTCAGCAACGGTGTTTACGCGGGTCACAGGCTGATCATCTCCGACGGCCGCGTCCTGGCTGAAAGTGATCCCTACACAAGCGGCATAACCCTGGCTGACCTGGCAGCAGGAGACCTGTTCCGCCTGAGAAGCCAGGCCGGCACCCGCTGGGATATCCTGAAAAACGGCAAGGAAAAAACCGAAAAGGACGAGCCGGACAAGCTTCCCTTTTTGATGCGCAGTCAACTTGAGGCCGCCAGCCTCTATGAAGAAACGTTGGCCATCCAGGGCCGCGGGCTATCAGGCCGGCTCGGGCTCCTGGGCGCCAGGCCCGTCCTGGGGCTCTCCGGCGGCCTTGACTCCGCCGCCGCCCTCCTGGCCTGCCTGGAAGCCATGCGGCTGTCGGGGCGGCCTCCTTCGGACATCCTGGCTCTTTCCATGCCGGGGCCCGGAACCTCGGAAAGATCGATCAAACTGGCCCGCCAACTGGCAGAGGCAGCGGACCTCGATTTCCGCGAAATCTCCATCCATGAGGCCCTTGACCTTCATCTGAAGGCCATCGGATACAAGGGGAACCGCACGGATGTGACCTTCGAGAATGCCCAGGCCCGGGAACGGACCCAAATTCTCATGGACCTTTCCAACCTGGAGGGCGGGCTGGTTGTAGGGACGGGTGATCTGTCCGAACTGGCGCTGGGCTGGTGCACCTATAATGGTGACCAGATGTCCATGTATGCCATCAACGCCTCCATCCCCAAAACGGTCATCCGGGAGATGGTGCGCCAGGCTGCGGATTTTCTGGAAAAGGGCAAATCCCCCCTGATCAGCGACCGGGAACGGGCGCTCGCCGCAGCTGAAGCCCTGCGTGCCATCCTGTCGCGGCCGGTATCACCTGAACTCCTGCCGCCTGACAAGGACGGCGCCCCCTCCCAGCTGACGGAAGAGGTGGTAGGTCCCTATGAAGTCATCGATTTTTTCCTTTGGCATCTGGTTTTCGGCGCCAAAAAACCCTCTGCTGTGCTCAATCTCGCTTGGAAAGCTTTCGAAAAGGACTTTGGAAAGGAAGAATTGGCCAGTTGGATGGAAATTTTCATCCAAAGATTTTTCCGCAATCAATTCAAGCGCACGGCGTCTCCGGAGGGGATCCAGGTCTTTCCCAGACGCCTTGTCCCGCTCACAGCCTGGCAGATGCCGGGTGATGCCATGGCTGATCTTTGGATTGATGAGGCCAAAAACCATTTTGAGGCTCAAAGAGAATAG
- a CDS encoding M24 family metallopeptidase, whose protein sequence is MTVHDKVGRLRAWMKKEGLDACLIGTADPHNSEYVAPYYQARAWLTGFTGSAGTAVVTAGRALLWADGRYFIQAEKQLEGSPFELMKQGSPGTPGPWDWLAESLGPGQCVAVDGRLLPQKEAEEQEEKLAARRISLVTDLDPVGHLWEDRPALPSGPVFHHDLQYTGWEAADKLAAVREKMKEDGAAYALYVGLDDVAWLMNFRGSDVPHSAVAMAFALIAEEEAFLFIDPVKVNREMAGIFSKQGITLLPYQEIGEKLQGLSPGLLVTDTGRTGRSLIEALPGHVKVLARKDYPYLMKAELNEVELMCQLRAGIRDSVAVTRYLHFVKTRAAREGLSEIETAEKLASIRRESGNFIIESFPTISAYGANAAMMHYQASPEAHSLLAEKGFYLVDCGAQSLDGTTDITRTVSLGHLTEQEKRDYTMTLKSHIALASQPFLRETSGVALDAIARSVMWRYGLDYKCGTGHGFGYLSGVHEGPQRLTHNPRAGSYGFREHMVITIEPGVYRQGKHGIRLENDYLVLKANQAVAFRDGMPSLVESEELLNEDGDVFLRFQTMTYVPFDRPAIDPALLTLEETAWLNDYHQSVREAVIPSLADEDLVRFVLDQTEPL, encoded by the coding sequence ATGACGGTTCATGACAAAGTTGGCCGGCTTCGCGCCTGGATGAAAAAGGAGGGGCTTGATGCCTGCCTGATTGGCACAGCTGACCCTCATAACTCGGAATACGTTGCCCCCTATTACCAGGCCAGGGCCTGGCTGACCGGTTTCACAGGGTCGGCAGGCACGGCAGTTGTAACTGCCGGCAGGGCCCTGCTATGGGCCGATGGACGCTACTTCATCCAGGCAGAAAAGCAATTGGAAGGATCACCCTTCGAGCTCATGAAGCAGGGCTCCCCCGGCACGCCGGGCCCCTGGGACTGGCTGGCGGAATCGCTGGGTCCGGGCCAGTGTGTTGCGGTTGACGGCCGCCTGCTCCCCCAAAAAGAAGCGGAGGAGCAGGAGGAAAAACTTGCGGCCCGCAGAATTTCTCTCGTTACTGACCTGGATCCGGTCGGTCACCTGTGGGAAGACCGGCCGGCTCTGCCTTCCGGCCCTGTTTTTCATCATGACCTTCAATACACCGGCTGGGAAGCGGCGGACAAGCTTGCCGCTGTCAGGGAGAAGATGAAGGAGGATGGCGCAGCTTACGCCCTCTACGTGGGTCTGGATGATGTCGCCTGGCTCATGAATTTCCGCGGAAGTGATGTTCCCCATAGTGCGGTTGCCATGGCCTTTGCCCTGATCGCGGAAGAGGAGGCCTTTCTTTTTATCGATCCGGTGAAAGTCAACCGTGAAATGGCGGGCATTTTCTCAAAACAGGGGATCACCCTTTTGCCCTATCAGGAAATCGGGGAAAAGCTGCAGGGGCTTTCCCCGGGCCTGCTGGTCACCGACACCGGGCGGACAGGCCGGTCCCTGATCGAGGCCCTGCCCGGCCATGTCAAGGTCCTGGCCAGGAAAGATTATCCCTACCTGATGAAGGCCGAGCTGAACGAGGTTGAGCTCATGTGCCAGCTCCGGGCCGGCATCCGGGACAGCGTGGCAGTCACGCGCTACCTACACTTCGTGAAGACCCGGGCAGCCCGGGAGGGCTTGAGCGAGATTGAGACCGCAGAAAAGCTGGCCTCCATCCGCCGTGAATCCGGGAACTTCATCATCGAAAGTTTCCCGACCATCTCAGCTTACGGGGCCAACGCTGCCATGATGCATTACCAGGCAAGCCCCGAAGCGCATAGTCTCCTGGCAGAGAAAGGCTTCTACCTTGTCGACTGCGGGGCCCAAAGCCTGGATGGCACCACCGACATCACCCGGACCGTCTCCCTGGGTCATCTGACCGAACAGGAAAAACGCGACTACACCATGACCCTGAAATCCCATATCGCCCTGGCTTCGCAACCCTTTTTGCGGGAGACCAGCGGTGTGGCCCTGGATGCCATTGCCCGGTCGGTCATGTGGCGTTACGGGCTGGACTACAAGTGCGGAACCGGTCACGGATTCGGCTACCTCTCGGGTGTCCACGAAGGCCCTCAGCGGCTGACACATAATCCCCGGGCTGGCAGCTATGGTTTCCGCGAACATATGGTCATCACCATCGAACCCGGCGTTTACCGCCAGGGCAAACATGGGATACGGCTGGAAAACGACTACCTGGTGCTCAAGGCCAATCAGGCGGTTGCATTCCGGGATGGCATGCCATCGCTCGTCGAGTCCGAAGAGCTCCTGAACGAAGACGGCGATGTCTTCCTTCGTTTCCAGACCATGACCTATGTCCCCTTTGATCGCCCGGCCATTGATCCGGCCCTCCTCACGCTGGAGGAAACAGCCTGGCTGAACGATTACCACCAGTCGGTACGAGAGGCGGTCATTCCCTCTCTTGCGGATGAGGACCTGGTCCGTTTTGTCCTGGACCAGACAGAACCCTTGTGA
- the recF gene encoding DNA replication/repair protein RecF translates to MRLCSVELINFRNYGHLRLSFPGGTHIFHGSNAQGKTNLLEAIYLCTCARSHRTGRDDELVRQGEDFYRASVGFVTDRGLSESVSIEYRRPPEKNGAPSRIILYNEMEIGRLADMMGLFHAILFAPEDLQIVKGGPAERRRFLDILISRTDRTYFLDLQAYWRILAHRNRLLKSLRAREQTEDAPAGKASGLPVDSGTQLDVWDETLAGHAAAILEKRIRCVSLLSQYASLSLQHLTGSKESLELHYKGLAGLVTGMDRRAIASLYLERLIRAREDDLSRGSTSQGPHRDDMLILLNGSDARVYASQGQQRSAVLALKIAELTILTEMTGEKPILLLDDVMSELDDARRSRLMEVIRDHQVFITCTDPDPTGSGSDPDVWSGPVHFYRVKEGKVEPAKRPETA, encoded by the coding sequence ATGCGCCTTTGTTCTGTCGAACTGATCAACTTCAGGAACTACGGGCACCTCCGGCTTTCTTTTCCCGGCGGAACGCACATTTTCCATGGCTCTAACGCGCAGGGAAAAACCAATCTGCTTGAAGCCATTTACCTTTGCACCTGCGCCCGTTCACACCGGACCGGCCGTGATGATGAACTGGTTCGCCAGGGAGAGGACTTTTACCGGGCATCGGTCGGCTTTGTAACAGACCGGGGGCTTTCAGAATCGGTTTCCATCGAATATCGGAGGCCACCTGAAAAAAACGGCGCCCCCTCGCGGATCATCCTGTATAACGAGATGGAGATAGGCCGGTTGGCCGACATGATGGGCCTGTTTCATGCCATTCTTTTCGCACCGGAAGATCTCCAGATCGTAAAGGGAGGTCCCGCAGAGCGCCGGAGATTTCTTGATATCTTGATTTCGCGGACAGACCGCACCTATTTTCTCGACCTGCAGGCGTATTGGAGGATTCTGGCTCATCGCAACCGCTTGCTTAAATCCCTTAGAGCCCGCGAACAAACAGAAGATGCGCCAGCCGGAAAGGCCAGCGGCCTCCCCGTCGATTCAGGCACCCAGCTGGATGTCTGGGACGAGACCCTGGCAGGGCACGCGGCAGCCATTTTGGAAAAAAGAATCCGGTGTGTCAGTCTTCTTTCCCAGTACGCCTCCTTGTCACTGCAACATCTGACCGGGTCAAAAGAGAGCCTCGAGCTGCATTACAAAGGGCTTGCAGGTCTGGTTACCGGCATGGACCGCCGGGCCATCGCCTCCCTCTATCTCGAACGGCTGATCCGGGCGCGGGAGGATGATCTGTCCCGAGGAAGCACTTCGCAGGGCCCCCACCGCGATGACATGCTGATCCTGCTCAACGGATCAGATGCCCGGGTCTATGCTTCCCAGGGGCAGCAACGATCCGCGGTTCTGGCCCTGAAAATCGCTGAGCTGACCATCCTGACTGAGATGACCGGTGAAAAACCGATTCTTCTCCTGGATGATGTCATGTCAGAGCTTGATGACGCCAGACGTTCCCGGCTGATGGAGGTGATCCGCGATCACCAGGTTTTTATTACCTGCACCGATCCGGATCCGACCGGCTCCGGCAGCGATCCTGACGTCTGGTCGGGGCCGGTCCACTTTTACCGGGTCAAAGAGGGAAAGGTTGAACCGGCGAAAAGGCCTGAAACGGCTTGA